One segment of Lachancea thermotolerans CBS 6340 chromosome E complete sequence DNA contains the following:
- the DFG5 gene encoding putative mannan endo-1,6-alpha-mannosidase (similar to uniprot|Q05031 Saccharomyces cerevisiae YMR238W DFG5 Mannosidase essential glycosylphosphatidylinositol (GPI)-anchored membrane protein required for cell wall biogenesis involved in filamentous growth homologous to Dcw1p), with protein sequence MLAQSFALCALLLQPILGIDLDTSDSSSICDATSLIQGGIMDYYAGTRIGGTVGMFQQPYYWWEAGEVFGGMLENWFLCQNDTYHDIIYDAMIHQAGPDYDFMPSNQSMVEGNDDQGVWGLTVMSAAERNFTNPTEDGVPGWLAMAQGVFNTMWMRWDSEHCGGGVRWQIFTWNSGYNYKNTVSNACMFQLAARLGRYTGNDTYLTKAETVWDWLVDVGFVVLNENGNANVYDGANIDDNCTDIVKNEWSYNQGIVLGGAAYMYNATQNDTSVWKSRLDQIVGGSTEFFFKDKVMYESTCQDSKTCNQDQRSFKSIFSRMLSLTRSLAPYTAETIDPLMEASAEGAAKSCTGGTDGHTCGLNWQLGYHDGYYGLGEQACALEGIQSLMYSKRPAPYTSDNGGSSVGDTEAALNSTSTNVLQSDIKITHKDKVGASIITAVILAVLVGGSIWMIF encoded by the coding sequence ATGCTAGCCCAGTCTTTCGCGCTTTGCGCGCTTTTGTTACAGCCAATTTTGGGCATAGACCTCGATACGTCGGATTCAAGCTCCATTTGTGATGCTACCTCCCTTATCCAGGGCGGTATCATGGACTACTACGCAGGAACCAGGATCGGAGGGACCGTCGGAATGTTCCAACAGCCATACTACTGGTGGGAAGCCGGCGAGGTGTTTGGAGGCATGCTGGAAAACTGGTTCCTGTGCCAAAACGACACCTACCACGACATCATCTACGACGCCATGATCCACCAGGCGGGGCCCGACTACGACTTTATGCCCTCGAACCAGTCGATGGTCGAGGGTAACGATGACCAGGGCGTGTGGGGCCTCACGGTGATGTCCGCGGCTGAGAGAAATTTCACCAACCCAACGGAGGACGGTGTGCCTGGTTGGCTGGCCATGGCGCAGGGCGTCTTCAACACCATGTGGATGCGTTGGGACAGCGAGCACTGTGGCGGCGGCGTGCGGTGGCAGATTTTCACGTGGAACTCGGGCTACAACTACAAGAACACCGTCTCCAACGCGTGTATGTTCCAGCTCGCGGCCAGGCTTGGCCGCTACACGGGCAACGACACCTACCTAACCAAGGCCGAGACGGTGTGGGACTGGCTGGTCGACGTAGGCTTCGTTGTACTGAATGAGAACGGTAATGCCAACGTATATGACGGTGCCAACATCGACGACAACTGTACTGACATAGTCAAAAACGAATGGTCCTACAACCAGGGCATCGTGCTCGGAGGCGCTGCATACATGTACAATGCGACGCAAAACGACACATCCGTGTGGAAGTCCCGTCTTGATCAGATTGTCGGCGGATCCACCGagttctttttcaaagacaaggtCATGTACGAGTCCACCTGCCAAGACTCCAAGACTTGTAACCAGGACCAACgttctttcaagagtaTTTTCTCCCGAATGCTGTCTCTCACAAGGTCGCTTGCGCCGTACACTGCCGAGACAATAGACCCCCTTATGGAGGCATCCGCAGAAGGCGCTGCCAAATCATGCACCGGTGGTACGGATGGCCACACCTGCGGCTTGAACTGGCAGCTGGGGTACCATGATGGCTACTACGGTCTGGGTGAGCAGGCCTGTGCCCTTGAGGGTATTCAGAGTTTGATGTACAGCAAAAGGCCTGCACCTTACACCTCTGATAATGGTGGTTCTTCTGTGGGAGACACTGAGGCTGCGTTGAACAGTACTTCAACCAATGTACTACAGAGTGACATAAAGATCACGCACAAGGACAAGGTAGGTGCATCTATCATTACTGCCGTCATACTGGCGGTCCTGGTGGGCGGGTCTATCTGGATGATAttctga
- the TAF9 gene encoding chromatin modification protein (similar to uniprot|Q05027 Saccharomyces cerevisiae YMR236W TAF9), with amino-acid sequence MTDDAQEEVPRDVRLLHLLLASQAIQHYEDQVPLQLMDFAHRYTRGVLKDAMVYGDYAAGDAAAELSVEDIRLAIAARTQYQFKPTAPKELLLQLAAERNKKALPQVVNMWGTRLPPEKYCLTSREWRLEEERDEQGHAVGDGAAR; translated from the coding sequence ATGACCGACGACGCTCAGGAAGAGGTGCCCCGCGACGTGCGACTGCTCCACCTCCTGCTCGCCTCGCAGGCAATCCAGCACTACGAGGACCAGGTCCCGCTCCAGCTCATGGACTTTGCCCACCGGTACACGCGCGGCGTGCTCAAGGACGCGATGGTGTATGGGGACTACGCAGCGGGCGACGCGGCCGCGGAGCTGTCCGTGGAGGACATTCGGCTGGCGATCGCGGCGCGCACGCAGTACCAATTCAAGCCCACGGCGCCCaaggagctgctgctgcagctggCCGCGGAGCGCAACAAGAAGGCGCTGCCGCAGGTGGTGAACATGTGGGGGACGCGGCTGCCGCCGGAGAAGTACTGCTTGACTAGCCGGGAGTGGCGGCTGGAGGAGGAGCGGGACGAGCAGGGGCACGCGGTGGGCGACGGCGCGGCGCGCTGA
- a CDS encoding M1 family metallopeptidase (weakly similar to uniprot|P32454 Saccharomyces cerevisiae YKL157W APE2 Zinc-dependent metallopeptidase yscII and to YHR047C uniprot|P37898 Saccharomyces cerevisiae YHR047C AAP1' Arginine/alanine aminopeptidase), with amino-acid sequence MTEKQTLPTHFQPLHYSIELDCLEANAKKFNGRVSIDFKVRQACNKVYLNTRDLEIDSASIVKRTREFIGLMAQDYDPVNEVTVLTFAMELRDDFTLVLNYRGLIQTNMTGFYQSEYSDATTGETKTMLSTQFEATDARRAFPCLDEPLLKATFDVSITASSELVVLSNMPSRHTEVSSDGKTTKHNFHRTPKMSTYLVAWALGEFEYIEGHTENRIYPANPGCGAERQKLPIRVYTSQGKSHQGAFALGVASKVIDYYSRLFDIPYPLPKLDLLCVEAYSHNAMENFSLITFRPTALLLEGDVASADPLALQKIAYVVSHEIAHQWFGNLVTMKWWDELWLNEGFATWVGYHAISEFFPEWDVPSLVMLDSHEVALQLDSLAESHPVKVHVKNAKDIDQVFDAISYLKGCSILEMISEYVGVEKFVGGVSLYLKRNVFSNATMEDLLGSIGEVCGCDILARLQNWILNIGFPLLKVQTADAGEVELCQERFLSTAVHSEDSTVWWIPLMTQGNLQNRKLELWEKSSSFKVPEEGLLHFNAAGFGFYRVSYEDKRHLYRICDNLEFIPSRGKIGLLSDVQTTESASVLLEVLSYFSRALKREDGYVWVMVYNVCASLLLLSYKSSSLEAFNKIKTFVLSLLEPLIDDALAYLCDPSSVSSNQSDAHRSSRTRFYDQALLVAGALSHEKVVQNCQEIFRRNLVTPATRKVVLSTILSQPKAPECLFDEVAAELDTATLAHKETVIAALGKVQNPALFQKSLQLIFRLQSMDVQFLTAAWATNPFIWEYVWPFVRNNYDSIHKHISANPTVIERFVRNVLNCLVGPSLKKDVERFFEGKDVAAFDRALHQGLEIIEKNTLYVKKNFESSASA; translated from the coding sequence ATGACGGAAAAGCAGACACTACCCACACACTTCCAGCCTCTGCACTATTCCATTGAGCTCGACTGTCTTGAAGCAAACGCCAAGAAGTTTAATGGCAGGGTCTCTATCGATTTCAAGGTGCGGCAAGCCTGCAATAAGGTTTACCTTAACACTAGGGACCTCGAAATAGACTCTGCGAGCATCGTTAAGAGAACCCGTGAATTCATTGGCTTAATGGCTCAGGATTATGACCCTGTCAATGAGGTGACGGTTCTGACATTTGCTATGGAACTGCGCGATGATTTCACTTTGGTACTCAACTACCGTGGATTAATCCAGACCAACATGACGGGCTTTTACCAATCAGAATACAGTGACGCTACTACTGGTGAGACCAAGACCATGCTCTCTACGCAGTTTGAAGCCACTGATGCCCGAAGAGCCTTTCCCTGTCTTGACGAGCCCTTACTCAAAGCTACTTTTGACGTAAGCATAACCGCTAGCTCTGAGTTGGTTGTTCTCTCAAACATGCCTTCGAGGCACACCGAGGTTTCCTCGGATGGCAAGACCACGAAACATAATTTCCACAGGACCCCTAAAATGTCTACATACCTAGTAGCTTGGGCTCTGGGCGAATTCGAATACATTGAAGGACATACAGAGAACCGTATTTACCCAGCTAACCCGGGATGTGGAGCAGAGCGCCAAAAACTCCCGATCAGAGTCTACACTTCTCAGGGTAAGTCACACCAGGGAGCGTTCGCTTTGGGAGTTGCTAGCAAAGTGATAGATTACTACTCGCGCTTATTTGACATTCCATACCCATTACCTAAGCTGGATCTGCTTTGTGTTGAAGCTTATTCTCACAATGCGATGGAGAACTTTTCTCTGATTACGTTTAGACCAACTGCGTTACTTCTCGAGGGTGACGTTGCTTCCGCTGACCCACTCGCGCTACAAAAGATTGCTTACGTGGTCTCGCATGAAATTGCCCATCAATGGTTTGGTAATCTTGTAACTATGAAATGGTGGGATGAACTTTGGCTCAATGAAGGTTTCGCCACCTGGGTTGGCTACCATGCCATATCCGAGTTTTTCCCCGAATGGGACGTTCCTTCTCTCGTCATGCTTGACTCGCATGAAGTTGCTCTTCAGCTGGATTCTTTGGCCGAATCCCATCCGGTTAAGGTGCATGTCAAAAATGCCAAAGACATTGACCAAGTCTTTGATGCCATTTCCTACCTTAAGGGTTGCTCTATCCTCGAGATGATAAGCGAGTATGTCGGAGTTGAGAAGTTTGTGGGCGGCGTTTCGTTGTATTTGAAGCGAAATGTGTTTTCTAATGCAACCATGGAAGACCTTTTGGGAAGCATTGGTGAAGTATGTGGATGTGACATTCTGGCTCGGCTCCAAAATTGGATTTTAAACATAGGATTTCcgcttctcaaagttcaaactGCAGATGCTGGCGAAGTCGAATTATGTCAAGAAAGATTCCTCTCTACTGCGGTGCATAGTGAAGATTCGACTGTATGGTGGATCCCATTAATGACACAAGGCAATTTGCAAAACCGAaagcttgaactttgggAGAAAAGCTCCTCATTCAAGGTTCCCGAAGAAGGTCTCTTGCATTTCAACGCCGCTGGCTTCGGATTTTATCGAGTTAGTTATGAAGATAAAAGACACCTTTACAGAATATGCGACAACCTCGAATTTATACCATCTCGTGGAAAAATCGGGCTATTGTCTGACGTCCAGACAACCGAGTCTGCTAGCGTGCTACTTGAAGTGCTATCCTATTTTTCGCGTGCTTTAAAGCGCGAAGATGGCTACGTTTGGGTAATGGTTTACAACGTTTGTGCAAGCCTTTTGTTACTTTCCTACAAATCCAGTTCACTTGAAGCATTTAACAAAATTAAGACCTTTGTCTTGTCATTATTGGAGCCACTGATAGATGATGCTCTGGCATACTTGTGCGATCcctcttctgtttcttctaACCAGTCGGATGCCCATCGCTCTTCGAGGACAAGATTCTACGATCAAGCCTTACTTGTTGCGGGCGCTTTATCGCATGAGAAAGTGGTACAGAACTGTCAGGAAATCTTCAGAAGAAACTTGGTTACACCAGCCACGAGGAAAGTTGTCCTATCGACGATACTGTCTCAGCCAAAAGCGCCAGAGTGCTTATTCGATGAGGTTGCGGCTGAACTGGATACTGCGACTTTGGCTCATAAAGAGACTGTTATTGCTGCACTCggaaaagttcaaaatccGGCcttatttcaaaaatctcttcAGCTGATATTTAGGCTGCAAAGCATGGACGTGCAGTTCTTGACCGCGGCATGGGCCACGAATCCTTTCATCTGGGAGTATGTCTGGCCATTTGTGAGAAACAACTACGATTCGATCCACAAACACATAAGCGCTAATCCCACTGTCATTGAAAGGTTCGTCAGGAATGTGCTCAACTGCTTAGTGGGGCCTTcgctgaagaaagatgtTGAACGTTTCTTTGAAGGGAAAGATGTGGCCGCTTTTGACAGAGCTTTGCATCAGGGGCTAGAGATCATCGAAAAGAATACGCTTTAcgtcaagaaaaactttGAGAGCTCTGCATCTGCATAA
- the MBF1 gene encoding multiprotein-bridging factor 1 (highly similar to uniprot|Q86ZS7 Saccharomyces cerevisiae YOR298C-A MBF1 Transcriptional coactivator that bridges the DNA-binding region of Gcn4p and TATA-binding protein Spt15p; suppressor of frameshift mutations) has product MSDWDSTTVIGSRARAGGSGPRAQVARTQGQINAARRSGNVLSVDKKYSSSNAKGDPEGQRLTKIDRETDIVVPKKLDLSVGKAISRARGEKKLTQKDLATKVNEKPTVINDYEAGRAIPNQQILAKLERALGVKLRGKNIGEPLGPKKKA; this is encoded by the coding sequence ATGTCTGACTGGGACTCCACCACCGTCATCGGATCCAGGGCCAGAgccggcggcagcggccCAAGAGCGCAGGTCGCACGCACCCAGGGTCAGATCAACGCCGCCCGCAGATCGGGCAACGTGCTCTCCGTCGACAAGAAGTACAGCTCGTCCAACGCCAAGGGCGACCCCGAGGGCCAGAGGCTCACCAAGATCGACCGTGAGACCGACATCGTCGTgcccaagaagctcgaCCTGTCCGTCGGCAAGGCCATCTCGCGCGCGCGTggcgagaagaagctgacGCAGAAGGACCTCGCCACCAAGGTCAACGAAAAGCCCACCGTGATCAACGACTACGAGGCCGGCCGCGCCATCCCCAACCAGCAGATTCTGGCCAAGCTCGAGCGCGCGCTCGGCGTCAAGCTGCGTGGTAAGAACATCGGCGAGCCGCTCGGccccaagaagaaggcttga
- the MUM3 gene encoding Mum3p (weakly similar to uniprot|Q08750 Saccharomyces cerevisiae YOR298W MUM3 Protein of unknown function involved in the organization of the outer spore wall layers), which translates to MSILDTLRTHFVGSGLQLRADNVPAALSLVLQLVLLVQYVAAYNVWSFKTWIVEQSVDSRPSKWAIGTVSKTLIWIPLVGERLTENLEHVVCSIKLRVLPPMKRVEERLELCYQVALADLTFRHGNVRLLVTGDTEGFPTAVTNKRSSLVIANHRSVMDYSLINYLAQGEERVAARQNFWRLFESKETDTMLGLKFVTWGRVCNMPSLRLLSSILAGDENCAVDAARLQEFLEDRGNQILAVFPEVNVLTPELRLVQRKLAKDNYLPMLNNVLYPRFKNFKAAIRCLSHVRGVGIARRGRRLRNAVTKADSMVCKIRHPGSRISDTQIAQVSMFLGRVEDDEALAKNKKKLKPTQRALLSVDPFVWDLTIVYYRAKISKGKDHAHLHEQEQKRLEDGAHYQLEQVTPSFLQMASSSFQDSPLLIRIHTCKHPMSKLLALSDRKLEKWLERRWMQKDEMIDSIQKNVKIS; encoded by the coding sequence ATGTCGATATTAGATACCTTGAGGACACACTTTGTGGGTTCTGGTCTGCAACTGAGGGCCGACAACGTTCCGGCAGCGTTGAGCCTTGTTCTACAACTGGTGTTACTTGTTCAATATGTCGCTGCTTATAACGTATGGAGCTTCAAGACGTGGATAGTGGAGCAGTCGGTAGATTCGAGGCCCAGCAAGTGGGCTATCGGCACGGTGAGCAAAACACTCATATGGATTCCTTTAGTGGGGGAGCGTTTGACAGAGAACCTAGAACATGTTGTCTGCAGTATAAAGCTGCGCGTGCTACCGCCGATGAAGCGCGTCGAGGAGCGCCTTGAACTGTGCTATCAGGTTGCTCTCGCCGATCTGACTTTTCGGCATGGCAATGTCAGACTGCTTGTCACAGGAGATACAGAGGGCTTCCCCACCGCTGTAACAAATAAACGGTCGTCGTTAGTCATTGCAAACCACCGCTCGGTCATGGACTACTCTCTGATAAACTACCTCGCCCAAGGAGAAGAGCGTGTGGCTGCTCGCCAGAATTTCTGGCGGTTATTCGAGTCAAAAGAGACGGATACCATGTTGGGTCTCAAGTTTGTTACTTGGGGACGAGTGTGCAATATGCCATCGTTGAGGCTCCTCAGTAGCATCCTGGCCGGAGACGAGAATTGCGCAGTTGATGCTGCGCGGTTGCAAGAATTCCTTGAAGACAGAGGCAATCAAATCCTTGCCGTCTTTCCCGAGGTGAACGTACTGACGCCCGAGCTGCGGCTAGTGCAGAGGAAACTCGCGAAGGACAACTACTTGCCGATGCTAAACAATGTACTGTACCCCaggttcaagaatttcaagGCCGCCATTCGATGCTTGTCCCACGTCCGGGGCGTTGGAATAGCACGAAGAGGCCGCCGGTTGAGAAACGCCGTGACGAAGGCAGACAGCATGGTGTGCAAGATAAGACATCCCGGGTCTCGGATAAGCGATACGCAGATCGCACAGGTGAGCATGTTTCTGGGCCGGGTCGAGGATGATGAGGCTttggccaaaaacaagaagaagttgaagccCACGCAGAGGGCGCTTCTAAGCGTGGACCCCTTTGTGTGGGATCTTACGATTGTCTACTATCGAGCCAAGATATCCAAGGGCAAGGATCACGCGCATCTCCATGAGCAGGAGCAGAAGCGGTTGGAGGATGGCGCCCACTACCAGCTGGAACAAGTGACGCCATCCTTTCTGCAGATGGCGAGCTCTAGCTTCCAAGACTCGCCGCTTTTGATCCGGATTCACACTTGCAAGCACCCGATGTCCAAGCTGCTGGCACTGAGCGACCGGAAGCTAGAGAAATGGCTAGAGAGAAGATGGATGCAGAAAGATGAGATGATCGACAGTATACAGAAAAACGTAAAGATTAGTTAA
- the RNA1 gene encoding GTPase-activating protein RNA1 (similar to uniprot|P11745 Saccharomyces cerevisiae YMR235C RNA1 GTPase activating protein (GAP) for Gsp1p involved in nuclear transport), which yields MASLAFTPAHEQSHVFSVANRALKLTSSTDIAPLLEDLAKLPQCTKIDFSGNTLGIEASRALAACIADNASVRDHLVELNFADLYTSRLVDEVVESLEIFVPVWLACPRLSIVNLSDNAFGLRTIDSLEHYIRSAVQLEHLILSNNGMGPFAGERIGKALYQLAQRKKAAGSPLLETFICGRNRLENGSAAHLALGLKAHGAGLKVVKLYQNGIRPRGVATLIRHGLRHNTALQVLDLQDNTFTTVASAALAETLPVWRDSLVELNVNDCLLKGSGSDLVAKALQAYEFPQLHALRLQYNELTQDTLESSLLPALQANKLPALKFLELNGNRLEEDSDTLTELEQAFDGELDDLDDLEELDSEDEEDEEDEEEEDADASEETDIEALEKSLADLEINVDELAQDLQKTSI from the coding sequence ATGGCGTCTCTCGCGTTCACCCCCGCCCACGAGCAATCCCACGTCTTCAGCGTCGCCAACCGCGCGCTTAAGCTCACGTCCAGCACGGACAtcgcgccgctgctggaagaCCTCGCAAAGCTACCCCAGTGCACCAAGATCGACTTCTCGGGCAACACGCTGGGCATCGAGGCCTCGCGCGCGCTCGCCGCGTGCATCGCCGACAACGCGAGCGTGCGCGACCACCTCGTGGAGCTCAACTTCGCGGACCTCTACACCTCGCGTCTCGTCGACGAGGTCGTCGAGAGTCTGGAGATATTCGTGCCCGTGTGGCTCGCGTGCCCCCGCCTCTCCATCGTCAACCTCTCCGACAACGCGTTCGGCCTGAGAACCATCGACTCGCTCGAGCATTACATCCGCAGCGCGGTGCAGCTCGAGCACCTGATCCTGTCCAACAACGGCATGGGGCCCTTCGCCGGCGAGCGCATCGGCAAGGCACTCTACCAGCTCGCGCAGCGCAAGAAGGCCGCCGGCAGCCCGCTACTCGAGACCTTCATCTGCGGCAGAAACCGCCTGGAAAACGGCTCCGCTGCCCACCTCGCGCTCGGCCTCAAAGCGCACGGCGCGGGGCTCAAGGTCGTCAAGCTCTACCAGAACGGTATCCGGCCCCGCGGCGTGGCCACCCTGATCAGGCACGGCCTGCGCCACAACACCGCGCTCCAGGTGCTCGACCTCCAAGACAATACTTTCACCACAGTCGCCTCTGCGGCCCTGGCCGAGACCCTGCCAGTATGGCGCGACTCCCTCGTTGAGCTGAACGTCAACGACTGTCTGCTGAAGGGCTCTGGTTCGGACCTCGTCGCCAAGGCCCTCCAAGCGTACGAGTTCCCCCAGCTGCACGCTCTGAGATTGCAATACAACGAGCTGACCCAAGACACCCTGGAGTCCAGCCTCCTGCCCGCGCTGCAGGCCAACAAGCTACCAGCCCTGAAGTTCCTGGAACTGAACGGTAACAGGCTCGAGGAGGACTCCGACACCCTCACCGAGCTCGAGCAGGCCTTCGACGGCGAGCTCGACGACCTCGACGACCTGGAGGAACTCGAcagcgaggacgaggaagacgaagaagacgaagaagaagaggacgCGGACGCCTCCGAGGAAACCGACATCGAGGCCCTCGAGAAAAGCCTGGCCGATCTGGAAATCAACGTAGATGAATTGGCCCAAGACTTGCAAAAAACCTCGATCTAG
- a CDS encoding KLTH0E04070p (similar to uniprot|Q08754 Saccharomyces cerevisiae YOR299W BUD7 Protein involved in bud-site selection diploid mutants display an axial-like budding pattern) — protein sequence MCPRAAAAPPPLSPAALAAPRTNIEPPRRVREDEIGSAIEERRAKLPQFQDLGPPDLVSIVKYTPSGSANAHNNKRSSMQLEPSTSSPAAGSAVAAAGDLHVNDKHKGEVGTFLYCVGADTSDPTSIAVFLKGMADAIAEKPQVWFGRHKPYRVARITFATWNAFRQCDVEVVVHIPGAVQSYFLDTRGEVLAVAPDERELVWAETFASGVVRAIAMMADNREDGEVNNVVETRILNPLLSGEIGDVADHFIDVFPLLYARGVALGAPCDVACASRTNNYLCETLLHVTRLTRNFRRCRAMLEGMLGDHPEAVVLLARVLFAADLEVDAVRLIHDDLAAHGGVVTAHRSELLCVQAAFLLDAKRDYAAAQRLAQAAVDCAPSEFRPWHLLVQSYVGLNDIENALLALNGCPVAPHRDRYIFKRVISVAQDSANLHLPLPMDVVLDEVTGLNSRDIINEHKSVSPALLNLPAATLKANARTRYHLLTEIARKTGWESLLRYRSKLFVMEEEYQVAATPPAEEGDPLKPDGIRTKRLCERWLDNLFMVLYEDLKAYTLWQAEQLHFEAQNTHYSKTTTEWELLGLCALRLGHREEAAAAFEAGLQHRFSAESCRKLLQIYLHERSRLKKDSDLSSSQVTAAVLDYDNKIIDLCVKICCWNHRWYSEFSILLLDSLSVVVDDMGITKLSNEISSRFPETVVQLANDNLLAFYADYTDGGYDK from the coding sequence ATGTGTCCacgcgcggcggcggcgccgccgccgctgtCCCCCGCCGCCCTCGCCGCCCCACGTACTAACATCGAACCACCGCGCAGAGTCCGTGAAGACGAGATCGGATCCGCCATCGAAGAGCGGCGCGCCAAGCTGCCGCAGTTCCAGGACCTGGGCCCGCCGGACCTCGTGTCCATCGTCAAGTACACGCCGTCCGGGAGCGCCAACGCGCACAACAACAAGCGCAGCTCGATGCAGCTCGAGCCCAGCACGTCGTCGCCCGCAGCCGGCAgcgccgtcgccgccgccggcgaCCTGCACGTCAACGACAAGCACAAAGGTGAGGTCGGCACGTTTCTCTACTGCGTCGGCGCAGACACGTCGGACCCCACGTCCATCGCGGTGTTCCTCAAGGGCATGGCCGACGCGATCGCAGAGAAGCCGCAGGTGTGGTTCGGGCGGCACAAGCCGTACCGTGTCGCGCGCATTACGTTCGCCACGTGGAACGCGTTCCGGCAGTGCGACGTCGAGGTCGTCGTGCACATCCCGGGCGCCGTGCAGTCCTACTTCCTCGACACGCGCGGCGAGGTGCTCGCCGTGGCGCCCGACGAGCGTGAGCTCGTGTGGGCCGAGACCTTCGCCAGCGGCGTCGTGCGCGCGATCGCCATGATGGCCGACAACCGCGAGGACGGCGAGGTCAACAACGTCGTCGAGACGCGCATCCTCAACCCGCTGCTGTCGGGCGAGATCGGCGACGTCGCGGACCACTTCATCGACGTGTTCCCGCTGCTGTACGCACGCGGCGTGGCGCTCGGCGCGCCCTGCGACGTGGCCTGCGCCTCGCGCACCAACAACTACCTGTGCGAGACCCTGCTCCACGTTACGCGGCTCACGCGCAACTtccgccgctgccgcgcgATGCTCGAGGGCATGCTGGGCGACCACCCGGAGGCCGTCGTGCTGCTCGCGCGCGTGCTGTTCGCCGCGGACCTCGAGGTCGACGCCGTGCGCCTGATCCACGACGACCTCGCCGCCCACGGCGGCGTCGTCACCGCACACCGCTCCGAGCTGCTGTGCGTGCAGGCCGCGTTTCTACTGGACGCCAAGCGTGACTACGCGGCCGCGCAGCGGCTCGCGCAGGCCGCGGTCGACTGCGCGCCCAGCGAGTTCCGGCCCTGGCACCTGCTGGTGCAGAGCTACGTGGGTCTCAACGACATCGAGAACGCGCTGCTCGCGCTCAACGGCTGCCCGGTCGCTCCGCACCGCGACCGCTACATCTTTAAGCGCGTCATCAGCGTCGCCCAGGACTCCGCCAACCTACACCTGCCCCTACCCATGGACGTGGTGCTCGACGAGGTCACGGGCCTTAACTCCCGCGACATCATCAACGAGCACAAGTCCGTCAGCCCCGCGCTGCTCAACCTGCCGGCCGCCACGCTCAAGGCCAACGCGCGCACCCGCTACCACCTCCTGACCGAGATCGCGCGCAAGACCGGCTGGGAGTCCCTGCTGCGCTACCgctccaagctcttcgtcatgGAGGAGGAGTACCAAGTCGCCGCCACCCCGCCCGCCGAGGAGGGCGACCCGCTCAAGCCCGACGGCATCCGCACCAAGCGCCTGTGCGAGCGCTGGCTCGACAACCTCTTCATGGTGCTCTACGAGGACCTCAAGGCCTACACTCTGTGGCAGGCCGAGCAGCTCCACTTCGAGGCCCAGAACACCCACTACTCCAAGACCACCACCGAGTGGGAGCTGCTGGGCCTCTGCGCCCTGCGCCTGGGCCACCGCGAAgaggccgccgccgccttCGAGGCGGGCCTCCAGCACCGCTTCTCCGCCGAGTCCTGTCGCAAACTGCTCCAAATATACCTCCACGAGCGCAGCCGCCTGAAAAAAGACTCCGACCTCTCCTCCTCCCAGGTCACCGCCGCAGTGCTCGACTACGACAACAAGATCATCGACCTCTGCGTCAAGatctgctgctggaacCACCGCTGGTACAGCGAGTTCTCCATCCTCCTGCTCGACTCCCTCAGCGTGGTCGTCGACGATATGGGAATCACAAAACTCTCGAACGAAATCTCCTCCCGTTTCCCGGAAACCGTCGTCCAGCTCGCGAACGACAACCTGCTAGCATTCTACGCGGACTACACGGATGGAGGCTACGACAAGTGA